TGCTTGCTAATCCGCGTGTTGACCCCAACCTCCATGGTTCATATAAATCAACGGCACTTGCATCCGCAGCGTTGAATGGGCACGAGGAAATTGTCAAACTACTGCTTGCTGATCCGCGTGTTGCTATCCAGAGCGATGTAACACCGCTGGTATGTGCAGTAAGAAGTGGGCACATAGAACTTGTCAGGTTTTTGCTTGATGATCAGCGTTGTAACCTAGATATCAAAAACGACAAGCGCGGGGCACTGATATCATCGGCAGCAAGGAGGTGTTATCCGGAAATTGTCAAGTTACTATTTGATAATCAGCATATTATTCGAGCTATCGAAGCTGACCCATACGAGTCACCACTATCATCGGCGGTAGTGAATGGTCACGCAGAGATTGTCAAGTTACTTCTTGATAAACAGCGTTTTCACCCAGATATGAAAGATGATGAGGGCTGGACACCACTATGCCACGCAGCAGCATATAATCACGCAGAAATCGTCACTTTACTTCTTACTGATCAGTGTGCTGACCCAAATCTTACGGATATTGATGGGCGAACACCGCTGTCATGGGCGGCAGGGAATGGTCACACGGAAACTGTCAAGCTACTGCTCGCCGCTAAGAATATTGACCTAAACACCAAGAGTGCTGATACACTGTCCTGGGCTGCAAGGAATGGACATACGGAGGTTGTCGAGCTACTGCTTGGTAATGAACATGTTAAATCAGGCATCTgggacgatgaagaaaagtTAGTAAGGGAAGCCTGGTCTTACGGGATGGATATCACGAAATTACTACTTGCTGAAACGCCTATCGACCCAAATATTCTGACTCCGCACGGCATGACACTATTATCATGGGCAGCATGGAACGATGATAGAGAGCTTGCGGAGTTGCTACTTAAGTCTCAGCGTCTTAAGCCGAATATTCAGGATAAAGAAGGTCGCTCGGCATTATTACTCGCAACAGAGAGACGCAATGTGGAAACATTGCAGCTGTTACTCTCTGATCCGCGCGTTGACCTGACAATCCAGGATAAAGACGGGAAAACAGCACTATCATTGGCAAGAGAGATGGTTGATGAGACGCTTGTCAGCATGCTGCAATCTGCATGTAGATGAAGATTACTCTGCTACACCCAACCACCTGAATCGACCATCTGACCTCGAGCATAGCGATGTCGGCGACATGTCACCATTCAGGCACTATAGATTGACTTGACTAATAGCCCCGACAATTTGGCGCCTAGGGCGTAGAGTCTACTACAACGTCAGGTCCGAGGAACAGCAAGTAAGGTCATCGGGTAAATTTGTCGAATGGCTTGAGAGTCGGGTTTGTAAACTCTTCTGCTTGTACCATATAGCAGTATTATTCTGGCTATGTCACTTGAATAAGGTCTTTTCTGAATCCAGATGACCTGACTCAGGTCTTCTGACGACCAACTGTCACACTCTACTCTATATGCAGTGCTAGCATCGGGTCAATCTCCGTTCTCAGCCCAGAAGCCCACAGAAATATTTCCCGAGGAAATACCCGACTGACGAACGCCTCCAAGCCAGGGCCAAAGCTTGACTCTTGCATGCTCTTGCTGGGCCTCTGCGTTGAAGAGTGCGGTCTCATTTAGATTAACGATCGGCAAGGCACAACAGTGACAACACCGCGTTGGCGAGTCAGCCCAGGGAGGACTTCCTCGTGCGGAACTCGTTATGCGTATTCTATGCTTAAAAGAGTGTTAgtgtctttttttttgaaacGGTGGATAGATTTCCaagttctggttctggtctTGATCTGCGGGGTCTGCGGATCCTGGCGTTCCCACGCTGCGGAGATGGCTGGTGGGTTGGAGACGTTGGgggtttgatgttgatgttttcCGGGTGTTTTGACGGGTTGTTTGACTTTGAAGATGCGGATATTTCAACtgtctttttttctccagGTCTATATAAACTCCTCAGTCCTATCCCCAGTACTCAATTCAACCAACACCAGTCAATTGATCAACTCTCAATTACGAAACAATATGAAGTACATCCTCAGCATTGCCCTCTCGGCAACTCTAGCCACCGCACAATCCGTCTCTGGATCCGCCGAGGGCTTCGCATCGGGCGTCacaggcggcggcgacgcAACTCCCGTCTACCCATCCGACGCCGCCGAGCTCGAAAGTCTCTTATCAGGCGACGGCTCACAGGTCATCGTTCTGACCAAGACCTACGACTTCACAGGCACCACAGCCACCGGCACAGCCTGCTACTCATGGGGCGAAGGCGAGGGGTGTCAAGCCATCCTGCAGGACGACTGCGGCAGCGACCCGAGCACAATTGCGACGTATGATGCGGCCGGTCCAACGCCGATTCCTGTTTCCTCGGACAAGACGCTCCTTGGACAGGGCGAGGGCGCCATTAAGGGGAAGGGGTTGAGTTTTACCGGTGGGGCGAGTAATGTTATTGTCCAGAATATCAAGATCACGGACTTGAACCCGGCGTATGTCTGGGGTGGGGATGCGTTAACTTTTGATGGGAGCAGTTCAATTTGGATTGACCATGTTGAGGTACGTCTTtccttactattatatagctttGATGGTATAGGAAGGTGACTGACTGACTTACGTAGACATCCTTGATCGGCCGTGTGCACTACGTCTTTGGCTTCGAGGCAAACAGCCAGATCACCCTGTCCAAcaacttcctcaacggcGAAACAACCTACTCGACCAGCTGCGACGGGTACCAGTACTGGGGCATGGAGCTCGTCGGTGCAGACGACTCCATCACCTTCAAAGGAAACTACCTATACAAAACATCCGGCCGCGCACCCGCACTCAGCGGGACAACCAAATTCCACGCCTGCAACAACGTCTGGAGCGACAACACCGGGCACGCAATCGAAGGAAACCAGCAAGGCCAGGGTCTCTTCGAGGGGAACGTGTTTACGGATGTGGCAAACATCGCAGATAGCACTACCTGGGAAGGTGGATCGCTATTCCTATCTTCGGCGGATGGGAGCGGGAATGATGCGTGCTCGAGCTATATTGGCCGGGATTGTGTGAGCAGCGTCTATACGaacagtggtggtggcgAGGGGTACACGGATGCGAGCTTCTTGTCTGACTGGGCGGATTTGACGATTGCGGAGTGTAGTGAGGCGAGTGAGATTGAGAGTTCTGTTCCTGACAGTGCGGGGGCGACGTtgtagatatttatatactcaAGTAGGGTTGGTGAGTTagggcttctgcttctgtaAATACTTGTATCACTTACTGTCAATTTACCTATCACCTCAAAACTTCTCGGCCCTTTGGAGTATCAAAAGAATAACGTACTTGGACACACCCAGGAGTCGCTCCCCGTCCAATATCTAGAGAACCCCAATTCGCTGCGCAGAGAAGGCTGTCTTGTATCTTGTGTCGTTGATCTAGAGGGGTTTCCAATCTTGATAAAATTGTATCTTATGAGGAAGTATTTAGCATGGTTCTCCAGGTGGTCTGGTGGACGGGCCCCTGCAGTTCTCGGCTTGCATGTGTGATACTGGGTAGAAGTGTAGATGACTGTGTAACCACAAGTCTTTTCTGCAAGAAACATCGCCTTGTTACtctaaatctagtataaattatttgCAGGTTAGAAGTGTATCCAACAATGGGGTTGTCTGGACAAGAGACCAACTGCGGCTAAGGCACAATCTACGCCATTGCACTGTGCCGTCGTATCTGACGACTgactatataaaaatttattactatctaATGTTTGACTGAATTAGTATGAGATTTGATtaatttatttcttattttctcGACTATGTGCATATCGTGTCACGTGTACTAGATGAGTACCAGAGAAAAAAAACCAAACAAACTGCTTTCATCCATCTAAATATTCTCAATCTATTCCTGATTGTTGTCAATATGTAAAAATCAACATTTCTATCAGTAGCAATATGGCGTCACTAAATGAGGAAAAGCCCATAAcacaaacaacaacccctcATCAAGCTCCCCACCATCTGACCAGTAGTGGGGTATCTATCTCTCATGGAAGAATGAACAACTACTTACAACATCGCAAGTGAAACCACATCCTCGCCCCAGAATGCCCAAACCAAAGCGCGTCGCCATAATCGGTAAGCCATTCCTCTATTTTATTgaccagttcctcctcttgcTAACCACCCACCAGGCGCCGGCCCCTCCGGCCTCGCAATGGCCAAAACACTCTTACAGAACTTCCCACAAGGAACATTCAGCCCGGTTATATTCGAGAAGAAGCACCGGATCGGCGGTCTCTGGGCTGTTGATTATCCCTCGTCTATACCGGgttcatcttcaacttcaacttcaacttcaacttcaaatTCAACATCAACCCTGGCAGCCGGCGTTCCTTCCTCTGAATATAGATCCCGAGGCTTCGTGGACccgtggatgaagacgaaTCTGAGTCGCTTCTCAGTTGCGTTTTCTGATCTGTCGTGGGAGACGGCACTTGGTTGTTCGGAGGTCCCTGTTTTCCCGTGTGCGTGGGAGGTGCGTAGGTATTTGGAGAAGTATGCTGAGGTTTATATTCCTCGTGAATGTTTGaggttggggaggagggttttGAAGGTGATACGGTGCGAGGAGGGTAATGCTAGGGCTAGGATGGGGTGGAAGGTTTCTTGGACGGATGATCAGTGAGTTCTCGATTGTGCTGTAAAAGATATAAGCTAACTGGTCGATAGGGAGAGCGAAGCGGCTCGTGTATCTGGCTTGCAAGATTCAAGAGTACAGACGGATGAGTTTGATTTCCTTGTCGTGGCATCAGGCCACTTTGGGACTCCCAGTTTTCCAAATATACCCGGACTCGAGGGCTTCCCCCGTACAGTCCACAGCTCGAACCTGCAGAACCCAGACGATATACGCGGTCTACTCGGGAATTCACCTAAAGGAAAGCTAGTTGTCATAGGCGGAAGCATGTCAGGCGTCGAGGCCGCAAGCTCGCTTGCCCTTCACATCTCCTCTTTGGACTTCACCCCTGGCTCTGCTTCTCAAGCTGGGAAAGATTATGAAGTGTGGCATGTCGGTTCTGGGCCGTTTTGGGTACTTCCTACTTACCTGCCACATCAATATGCGGGTGATTATTCTGAAAAAGACTCGATACCGTTTGTGCCGCTTGATTTATCTCTGTATGATTTGGGTCGGCGGCCACCCGGCATGAGTGAGCTTGCTTTTGGACCTGTCTCCCCGGAACAAATCTCGAAGAGAAACCAATTCTTCCGGGACATGCTTGGAAAGAATTATGGCGAATTCGGCGGCATTAACATCACTGATGGTCAAGGGAAAGAGAATGAGCGGCCCCCGTGGGTGGGCATAGCCGACTACTACGCCGAGTATATTCGATCCGAAGCAATTAAAACCGTGGCAGGTAGAGCCTGTTCAGTGGCCTCTCCACAGCCTGAGAAAAGAACAATTGACATTCAGACCCCTACCGGAATGACATCCCTTACCGACGTTGCCGCAATAGTGGTAGCAACAGGATTCAAACCCTCTGATTCCCTCTCATTCCTACCGCAAGACATCCTGTCAACCCTCGAATACTCCAAAAACGACCACTTCCTCCCACTTATTCTAGACAACTGGAGCAGCGCGCACAGCGAGATCCCAGATCTAGGCTTCGTCGGGTTCTACCGAGGCGCGTTCTGGGGTCCTGCCGAGCTACAAGCGCAGAATCTAGCTCAGACCTGGGCCAAGGTCGACTTGGAAAGTGAAACTCCGGCCTCCTTACCAGCTGAAGAACAGCGTTCAAGAGCTGCAGAGAGGCAGAAGGTTCGTGAATTTAGGGATTTCAAGCCTGCGGCACTTCGTGGACAGTTCCCTTTAGGCGATTATGTGGGGTTAATGAGGTCGCTTGCTCGGGGAGTGAACCGTGCCAGGCTTCCTATTGAGATAGGTCGGGGTGGAGGTGTCCAGCCAGCAGGTCCTGTTGTTCCTGCTCGATACCCGCCATATCCCACTGGACGAGACACTCAGGTGAGGAATACTTCGCAGGGAGAAGTGGATATAACAATGAAGGTTTTGAACAGTACTCTTTCTGCAGAGCTTGGCCAAGCCTGTGTGGGTACGGAAGCGGCAGTTTTCCGGGCATTGCACGGCCAGTGGAATTTTGAGAGAGTGCAGACTCATGCGGATGCGCACGAAGTTGTATCATCGGGGAGGGTAACCTTCCATCCTCGCTATCCATCCTGTTCAGGCTACGGAGCGGAGTATCTCTGTGAGGAAATGAAAGGCGACTCAATGACTTCAACGTCAGTCTACCGCCTGTGTGACACATCCAGACACCCAAATCAAGCTGCGATAAGCGTTTGGtctgttgatgaagagataTCTCCAAATGCAGCTGGTGAGCTGGTGTCGGAGCTGCATCTTGGCCCGGTAGGGAAGGTGTTAGGTTCAGGGGAAATTCTCATTGAAGCCAAGAACACCAATGAATCTCCAACGCATATATACAAGTTCTACTTCGACCGCGTGGCTATCACGCGCTGGTCCCATCTGGTTTGTCAACAAGGGGACGGGGTGAATCGGTATACGACGCAGTATAGCCGACCCGCGGATGCATGATCCGACTCCGACCCGTTCCACCTACACCGTATATAACGAGAACAGGAGCTATATCCATCGATATAAGGTGCGGCAGACGGAATGAAATGCGCGCAGCCAAGACTGTTCTGGCAGCTCGAGCCCTGTCACTGTAAGACCCACAGTGGAATTGCTCCGCTGCGGGGATAATCCGGGGTAGCTATCCAGTATCACTATTCACGAGTGCACTTCATTATCATACGATATAACATGGGATGGGCAGGAGATACAAATACTAGAATGCACCGCACAATGGTGATGCTTCTTCCTATCTCCGGATCTTGGATGTTGGCGACTATCCACGCCGCTTCTCGCTGCGACAGTGCTGGCCACCGACATATAGCATACCAGAATACGGAGTCCTCCGTACTTAGTTCTCCACTCAGAAAGCACCCTCTTGACCAATTATTCCTGCTATATTAGACTTCCTTTATCTTATTCCAGCCCACCCGAAGATGCCGCCCCCTGAGAGGCCTGGACACTCTCTGACTCATGGCCAGCCAACCCTCGCACCCTCCACACGGGGCTTTATGTTGACTCCATCTTGGCACATCCATGAAACTCTCTAAGTGCGGAACCCGGCTATGGCAGCGGAACTGACGATCGTTGTACACCGCGCAAGAagtctccctcctctcagGCTGAAGAAGCCTAAGGATATGCATGTATTTAAGCCCTTCGCACTGGGGACGGCCCAGAACCCGCTTTTTCCACTTTATTTGTTTTCGCCCTCCACTCCGGTCTTACGAGACCTACTTTTCCCAAATATCCTAGGTGGATCATGACCTCAACAcctgaaaaagaaaaaggggaGACCCCCTACCACCTCGAAGCCGTCGAAGCCATCGAAACCCTCGGCGAGATCAAACCCGTCTCTCCAGATCTCGAGCCGATAGACCAAGCCCTCGAGCGCAAAGTCCTCCGGAAATGTGACCTGCACGTCGTCCCCATCCTAACagcgctcttcctcttcgccttcctggACCGGATCAACATCGGGAATGCACGCATCCTGGGGCTAGAGGAGGATCTCGGCATGGGCGGACACCAATATAACGTCGCGCTGTTTGTGTTCTTCATCCCGTACATCCTGTTTGAGGTGCCGAGCAACATGCTGCTGAAGCGGATTAAGCCGAGCGTGTGGTTGAGTGGGATTATGGCGGGCTGGGGCATTGTTACGGTTTGTCAGGGCGTGACGGGGAGTTTTGAGGGGTTGGTGGTTTGTAGAGTGCTTATTGGGGCGCTGGAGGCGGGATTCATGCCTGgtattcttttctttcgtttGGTTTGGTTATAGGTGGTGTGCTGATTTGGTATAGGAAGCGTATACCTGATCAACATGTACTACCGCCGCCACGAGCTCCAATGGAGACTGAACTTTTTCTTCAGCGCGAGTATATTCGCCGGTGCTGTCAGCGGTGTACGCCAATTACCTATATTCTAATTCTATCTATTTAGAATATTGCTAACAGAACAGTTCCTCGCGTACGCAATCGCCAACATGGACAACGTCGCCGGATACAAGGCCTGGCGATGGATCTTCATCCTGGAAGGCCTCGCAACAATCGTCCTCGCCGTGATAGCAAagttcctcatcgtcgactGGCCCGAGTCAGCCACATTCCTAACAGACGACGAGcgcgccctcctcctccgccgtctaGCAGAAGACCAGGGCGAGGCACAGATGGACAAGATGGACAAGAAGGCATTGAAGCGGACGTTTTCTGATCCGAAGATTTACCTAGGGTACCCCTGCCCCCTCTAACCCCTCTTCTCAGTTAAGAACTACAGAGCGACTTGATGCTAATATAGGCCAGTCCAATAATGTACTTCGGCATCGTCAACACCGGCTACGCCGTCTCATTCTTCACACCCACCATCCTCCGCCAACTCGGCTGGACCGCAATCCGCGCCCAAGTCATGAGCATCCCCATCTACGCCGTCGCAATGGTGATAACGCTCTCCACGGCGCTTCTCAGCGACCGTCTCGCGCACCGATACGCATTCACACTCGCGGGGGTCCTAATCGCAACAATGGGATACGTGCTGCTGCTCTGCCAAGCATCCATCCCCGTGGGGGCGCGGTACTTTGCGCTCTTCGCGATTACGGGCGGGGGCTATCTCACGCAGCCGATTCTGATGGGGTGGTTGAGTAATAACATGTCCGGGCATTATAAGCAGAGTATTGCGTCGGCGATGCAGATTGGGTTTGGGAATTGTGGGGGGTTGGTGGCGAGTAATGTGTTTTTTGATAGCGAGGCGCCGACGTATAAGACGGGGTTTGGGGTGAGTTTGGGCATGACTTGGGTTTGTGGGCTGAGTTGTGCGGTGTTTTTGGGGTATTTGGTGAGGGAGAATAGGGTTAGGGAGAAGGGGGGGAGGGATTATCGGTTTGggcttgaggaggaagagaggcgGAATTTGGGGGATGATTATCCTGCGTTTAGGTTTACGTATTGattcttttactataatCACTATAAGGACCTGACTTGGGAATGTGGAATATATTATTGTATTCTCTATACAACATACACCTATAGATGAGCAGCCACCTGCACACGCGCATCCTCGTCAGCGACAGCCTTGATCCATACTTCATGCACCTAGTTATCTGATCAGCATCCtcaaaaataaaataaaaaaatactcAGAAACATACATCATAACTATAAAGCCAACTAAAGCCTGTCCCCCACTTATCGCGAATGGTATGCGCAACCCCCTCATCAAAGGACAGCCCAAGCTGCTCCATCTCGACATCCGAGCGCCTAAAGTCGTCTAGGATATCATACATCGCCTTGTAGTGCGGGGAGCGCACTCGGTCGTATAGGTCAAGACCCCGAGATATGCTGTGTTTCCGGTCGTAGGCCCACGCCACTGCTTGGGCGAGGACGTAGCTATCTTCCAGGGCAAATCCGGCTCCTGCGCCTGTATTATAAGGCATGTTAGTATGTGTGAGATGAGTTAGATGGTTAGGGTTAGGTCACCGAATGCTCCAGATAGTGCTGTGTATGTTAGCATGCTCAGCGGCTCAATATATAATGATAACGGAGACTAACGATGAGATGCATCCCCGACTAATGCAATCGATCCCTTAGCTACAGACTCCAGCCGCGGGCCTGCAAAAAGCGCAAAGCGTTGAACTTCCGTTGCGTGGCTGAGGATTGTCTGGACAAGCGGGCCAAAGTCCTATACTCGTTAGTTCCTTGACTGGGATGCAACAGGAGAATGAGTTGGGTAATACCTTCCACGGCTTCCTAAACTCCTCTATATCTGCCTTCTCTCCCCAACTAACTCTATCCCCATTATCAGGAACCCCAGCCGTGCAGGTAAGTTCATACATCCCATGCCGCAGATTGCAAGTATACACCCAGTCCTTAGGCCCATGCCAAAATGTTACCGCGTCGGGGAATCCAGGAATAGCCAGCAGTTTCTCAGTCGGTATTAGTCCGCGATATGCAGTCTTGCCCGTGTAAACGAGCTTGTACTCAGGGAACGCGAATTGGCGGACTACAGATCTGACTCCGTCTGCGCCGATCAGGAGGTCGACTTCGTCTTTGTGTCCGTCTTCGAAGGACAGTGAGAGCGAACCACTTGGATTCTCGATTATATGTGTAAGTCGGGAGCTTAATCTCAGGTTTGCCCTGTCGATATTGGCCAGCAGAGCGCGCTGAAGGACAGAGCGGAATGCGCGCGCGTGTAgatggtgttttggtgtATCTACCACACCATATCGTATTCCTTGGTTAGTACTAGTTAAGTTATCTTTCAAGGTCTTCGTCAATAATACATACCCCCCTGTCTATGCTCCGCAAGCAGTTCCCCCGTCCTCCCATTCCGATGCTGCATGGCATGCCCGTCTGCAGCGCGGAAGATCTCCTCGGGCTTGATATTCCTCGACGCACCCAGGACGTCTAGCATGCGCCATGTGTTCCGCTGGATATTGAGTCCTGTGCCGATTTCTCGAAGCTCGGATGCTTGGTCGTAGATGCGGAGGGAGGCGAAGGGGAGGGGCTGCAGTGCGATTGCGGCGCCGAGACCTGCTGGGCCGGCGCCGATTATGGCGATGCGTAGGGGGTTTTGAGGATCTGGCATGGCGGGGCTTCAGGTGGTTTTCTATCTTCGTTGGTATGCTTGGGCTTTTCATGGGATTTGGTGTGAGCTGCGGAGGTTTGATTGAGGGGATGAGGGGCTTGAATTGCGCGATCTGCCGCTTATCTGCTTC
This region of Aspergillus puulaauensis MK2 DNA, chromosome 5, nearly complete sequence genomic DNA includes:
- a CDS encoding polysaccharide lyase family 1 protein (CAZy:PL1;~COG:G;~EggNog:ENOG410PIPP;~InterPro:IPR012334,IPR002022,IPR011050;~SECRETED:SignalP(1-16)) codes for the protein MKYILSIALSATLATAQSVSGSAEGFASGVTGGGDATPVYPSDAAELESLLSGDGSQVIVLTKTYDFTGTTATGTACYSWGEGEGCQAILQDDCGSDPSTIATYDAAGPTPIPVSSDKTLLGQGEGAIKGKGLSFTGGASNVIVQNIKITDLNPAYVWGGDALTFDGSSSIWIDHVETSLIGRVHYVFGFEANSQITLSNNFLNGETTYSTSCDGYQYWGMELVGADDSITFKGNYLYKTSGRAPALSGTTKFHACNNVWSDNTGHAIEGNQQGQGLFEGNVFTDVANIADSTTWEGGSLFLSSADGSGNDACSSYIGRDCVSSVYTNSGGGEGYTDASFLSDWADLTIAECSEASEIESSVPDSAGATL
- a CDS encoding uncharacterized protein (COG:G;~EggNog:ENOG410PI35;~InterPro:IPR020846,IPR011701,IPR036259;~PFAM:PF07690;~TransMembrane:12 (i52-70o90-107i119-139o151-170i182-201o213-235i283-303o323-340i347-370o376-397i409-429o441-463i);~go_function: GO:0022857 - transmembrane transporter activity [Evidence IEA];~go_process: GO:0055085 - transmembrane transport [Evidence IEA]), producing the protein MTSTPEKEKGETPYHLEAVEAIETLGEIKPVSPDLEPIDQALERKVLRKCDLHVVPILTALFLFAFLDRINIGNARILGLEEDLGMGGHQYNVALFVFFIPYILFEVPSNMLLKRIKPSVWLSGIMAGWGIVTVCQGVTGSFEGLVVCRVLIGALEAGFMPGSVYLINMYYRRHELQWRLNFFFSASIFAGAVSGFLAYAIANMDNVAGYKAWRWIFILEGLATIVLAVIAKFLIVDWPESATFLTDDERALLLRRLAEDQGEAQMDKMDKKALKRTFSDPKIYLGPIMYFGIVNTGYAVSFFTPTILRQLGWTAIRAQVMSIPIYAVAMVITLSTALLSDRLAHRYAFTLAGVLIATMGYVLLLCQASIPVGARYFALFAITGGGYLTQPILMGWLSNNMSGHYKQSIASAMQIGFGNCGGLVASNVFFDSEAPTYKTGFGVSLGMTWVCGLSCAVFLGYLVRENRVREKGGRDYRFGLEEEERRNLGDDYPAFRFTY
- a CDS encoding uncharacterized protein (COG:Q;~EggNog:ENOG410PJTN;~InterPro:IPR023753,IPR036188;~PFAM:PF07992,PF13450;~go_function: GO:0016491 - oxidoreductase activity [Evidence IEA];~go_process: GO:0055114 - oxidation-reduction process [Evidence IEA]), giving the protein MPKPKRVAIIGAGPSGLAMAKTLLQNFPQGTFSPVIFEKKHRIGGLWAVDYPSSIPGSSSTSTSTSTSNSTSTLAAGVPSSEYRSRGFVDPWMKTNLSRFSVAFSDLSWETALGCSEVPVFPCAWEVRRYLEKYAEVYIPRECLRLGRRVLKVIRCEEGNARARMGWKVSWTDDQESEAARVSGLQDSRVQTDEFDFLVVASGHFGTPSFPNIPGLEGFPRTVHSSNLQNPDDIRGLLGNSPKGKLVVIGGSMSGVEAASSLALHISSLDFTPGSASQAGKDYEVWHVGSGPFWVLPTYLPHQYAGDYSEKDSIPFVPLDLSLYDLGRRPPGMSELAFGPVSPEQISKRNQFFRDMLGKNYGEFGGINITDGQGKENERPPWVGIADYYAEYIRSEAIKTVAGRACSVASPQPEKRTIDIQTPTGMTSLTDVAAIVVATGFKPSDSLSFLPQDILSTLEYSKNDHFLPLILDNWSSAHSEIPDLGFVGFYRGAFWGPAELQAQNLAQTWAKVDLESETPASLPAEEQRSRAAERQKVREFRDFKPAALRGQFPLGDYVGLMRSLARGVNRARLPIEIGRGGGVQPAGPVVPARYPPYPTGRDTQVRNTSQGEVDITMKVLNSTLSAELGQACVGTEAAVFRALHGQWNFERVQTHADAHEVVSSGRVTFHPRYPSCSGYGAEYLCEEMKGDSMTSTSVYRLCDTSRHPNQAAISVWSVDEEISPNAAGELVSELHLGPVGKVLGSGEILIEAKNTNESPTHIYKFYFDRVAITRWSHLVCQQGDGVNRYTTQYSRPADA
- a CDS encoding uncharacterized protein (COG:C,H;~EggNog:ENOG410PGHD;~InterPro:IPR036188,IPR002938;~go_function: GO:0071949 - FAD binding [Evidence IEA]) translates to MPDPQNPLRIAIIGAGPAGLGAAIALQPLPFASLRIYDQASELREIGTGLNIQRNTWRMLDVLGASRNIKPEEIFRAADGHAMQHRNGRTGELLAEHRQGDTPKHHLHARAFRSVLQRALLANIDRANLRLSSRLTHIIENPSGSLSLSFEDGHKDEVDLLIGADGVRSVVRQFAFPEYKLVYTGKTAYRGLIPTEKLLAIPGFPDAVTFWHGPKDWVYTCNLRHGMYELTCTAGVPDNGDRVSWGEKADIEEFRKPWKDFGPLVQTILSHATEVQRFALFAGPRLESVAKGSIALVGDASHPLSGAFGAGAGFALEDSYVLAQAVAWAYDRKHSISRGLDLYDRVRSPHYKAMYDILDDFRRSDVEMEQLGLSFDEGVAHTIRDKWGTGFSWLYSYDVCF